A part of Scophthalmus maximus strain ysfricsl-2021 chromosome 20, ASM2237912v1, whole genome shotgun sequence genomic DNA contains:
- the anxa4 gene encoding annexin A4, with protein MAAIGNRGTVTEATGFDPEADAQRLRGAMKGVGTDEAAVIEVLAHRTIAQRQRIKEAYKQAVGKDLADELSTELSGNFCSVVLGLLMLAPVYDAYELRNAMKGAGTEEAGLIDILASRTNAEIKTINAFYKKEYEKDLEDAVCGDTSGMFQRVLVSLLTAGRDESNKVDEAQAVQDAKDIYEAGEARWGTDEVKFLTVLCVRNQNHLMRVFDEYQKVSGRDIEDSIKREMSGCLEEAFLAIVKCMKSKPAFFAERLYKSMKGLGTTDSVLIRIMVARAEIDMLDIKAQFLKMYGKTLYSFIKGDTSGDYRKILLELCGGE; from the exons ATGGCAGCG ATCGGAAACCGTGGAACAGTGACCGAGGCGACGGGTTTCGACCCAGAAGCTGATGCCCAGAGGCTCAGAGGAGCCATGAAGGGAGTTG GCACTGATGAGGCAGCAGTCATCGAAGTCCTAGCGCACCGTACCATTGCCCAGAGGCAGCGCATCAAAGAGGCCTACAAACAAGCAGTTGGCAAG GACCTGGCCGATGAGCTGTCCACGGAGCTGAGTGGCAACTTCTGCAGTGTGGTTCTAGGCCTGCTGATGCTGGCCCCCGTGTACGATGCCTACGAGCTGAGGAATGCAATGAAG GGGGCTGGAACAGAAGAGGCCGGTCTCATCGATATTCTCGCTTCAAGGACAAACGCCGAAATAAAAACCATCAATGCGTTCTACAAGAAAG AATACGAGAAAGACCTGGAAGACGCCGTGTGTGGGGACACGTCTGGAATGTTTCAGAGAGTCTTGGTCTCTTTGCTCACA GCAGGACGGGATGAAAGCAATAAGGTGGACGAGGCCCAGGCTGTTCAAGATGCCAAG GATATCTATGAGGCTGGCGAGGCTCGATGGGGCACGGACGAGGTCAAATTCCTCACGGTGCTTTGTGTGAGGAACCAAAACCATCTGATGCGAG TGTTCGACGAATATCAGAAGGTTTCTGGGAGGGACATTGAGGACAGCATTAAGAGGGAGATGTCTGGCTGTCTGGAGGAAGCCTTCCTGGCCATAG TGAAATGCATGAAGAGCAAGCCAGCGTTCTTTGCAGAGCGGTTGTACAAATCGATGAag gGGCTGGGCACCACGGATAGTGTCCTCATCAGAATTATGGTTGCCAGGGCTGAGATTGACATGTTGGACATTAAGGCACAGTTCCTGAAGATGTATGGCAAGACTCTCTACTCCTTCATCAAG GGGGACACATCTGGCGACTACCGCAAAATCCTGCTGGAGCTGTGCGGAGGCGAGTAA